A genomic window from Montipora foliosa isolate CH-2021 unplaced genomic scaffold, ASM3666993v2 scaffold_410, whole genome shotgun sequence includes:
- the LOC137988185 gene encoding LOW QUALITY PROTEIN: putative nuclease HARBI1 (The sequence of the model RefSeq protein was modified relative to this genomic sequence to represent the inferred CDS: inserted 2 bases in 1 codon; substituted 1 base at 1 genomic stop codon), translating to MADLLFDGLGLMPGPVRRKERKFRLCDDFSLDEYTDDELKSRYRFGRESIELLVDLLRDDLEXATARNPAXSCCVAVIGVTIGLSKSTVSRIISNVSYALAQKQIRFIKWSLTEAEIVETKRGFSDKGGFPGVIGCVDCTYIKIRGPTENENDYVNGKKFHSINVQAICNHKGMFTNIVARWSGSTHDSFIFTDSQIGQQLNAQHQSLEDGLLLGDSCYPCKPYLIIPYLNPGTNKQTELNNAHARTRVAIEQTFGVWKGKIHLLHSETRMKPEKVCMMIGACAVLHNIAIFRNEPLDGHAEADDQPDPICYCGPEDGKVIRDICNTFF from the exons atggcggacttACTGTTTGATGGTTTGGGCTTAATGCCGGGTCCAGTTagaagaaaagagagaaaattcagGCTCTGCGATGATTTTTCTTTAGACGAATACACTGACGACGAGTTGAAAAGTCGATATAGGTTTGGCCGAGAGTCAATTGAACTTTTGGTCGACCTTCTTCGTGACGACCTTGAATGAGCCACCGCTCGAAACCCTGC TTCTTGCTGCGTTGCGGTTATTGGAGTTACCATTGGTTTGTCAAAGTCGACCGTGTCTCGCATCATCAGCAACGTTTCATATGCCCTTGCACAAAAACAAATACGCTTCATCAAGTGGTCATTGACCGAAGCGGAGATTGTGGAAACTAAACGAGGCTTTTCTGACAAGGGAGGGTTCCCTGGGGTGATTGGCTGTGTGGACTGCACGTACATCAAGATTCGGGGACCAACCGAAAACGAAAATGACTATGTCAACGGAAAAAAGTTTCATTCCATTAACGTGCAAGCGATTTGCAATCACAAAG GCATGTTTACAAACATCGTAGCAAGATGGTCAGGCAGCACACACGACagctttattttcactgattcaCAAATTGGCCAACAACTCAATGCCCAGCACCAATCCCTGGAAGACGGTTTGCTGTTAGGTGATAGTTGCTATCCTTGCAAGCCCTACTTGATTATTCCGTACTTGAATCCGGGCACCAACAAGCAGACAGAGTTGAACAATGCACATGCACGTACAAGGGTAGCAATTGAACAAACATTTGGTGTGTGGAAAGGAAAGATTCACCTGTTACATTCAGAGACTAGGATGAAGCCAGAAAAAGTCTGCATGATGATTGGAGCTTGtgcagttttgcacaacatagCAATCTTCAGGAACGAACCTCTGGATGGCCATGCTGAAGCTGATGATCAGCCTGACCCTATTTGCTATTGTGGTCCAGAAGATGGCAAGGTCATCAGAGACATTTGTAATACCTTTTTCTGA